The Kryptolebias marmoratus isolate JLee-2015 linkage group LG1, ASM164957v2, whole genome shotgun sequence sequence CAGTTTTTTCTCCAAATCACCAATTCTTTCTTGCAGTTGTTGTTTCTTAGTCTCTTCTTtatttgtcttgtctctgtctTCTTGAGCCCTAGCATCTtgctcttcctctctttcttgGCTCTGTCTTTTGATCTCATCCTTgagctgtttttctctttcttttctttcaagttcagtttttgctgcctgtTCTTCCAGCCTTCTTTGAATTGCCTCCATTTCCTCCTTGTGTTTTGCTTCAAGTTCCTTCTTCTGCTTTTGCATCTCTTCTTCCTTCATCTTCAGGATTTTCTCTATCTCCTTCTTTAtggcagcttcagcttcttgcaGCATCTCATTGGTGAAGCAGCTGCCTCCATTTTTCTTCACCATAGTGTCGATTTTTTCAATCAGCTCACTAACTtgtgagtgtttttcttttgcaaaattATTAAACACATGGTACCTCCCTCCACAGTCACTGATCAGATTTTTAAAGGAATCATCACAATCTTCAATATATTCTTCAGGTGACTGATTATCACATTCCAGAGAATCTCCTCCAGTAAAAAGAATGATGGTGAATTTGTCTGAATTCTTcccaaaaacatctttaattatttttaaggtcTGCTTCTCCTCTGGTGTGAGTCGGCCGATCGATACCACCAACAGGAAGGCATGTGGTCCTGGAGCCAGAAGATTGATGCATTTCACCATTTCTTTATTAACTTCTTCGTAGGACAAACTGCTGTCAAACAGACCAGGAGTGTCGACGACAACAACAGGACGACCGTCCACCTCCGTCTGGGCTTTCTCACAGTGTCTGGTGATGGATTTTTGACTCGCCGCAGCTTTAAACTCTTTCCTTCCCAGGATGGTGTTTCCTGATGAACTCTTCCCACTGCCGGTCTTCCCGATCAGAACAATCCTGAGACTTTCTGGCTTCTGctgctcatcatcatcatctcctgcagaaaaacacaaagtgtgaGCTTacatttcagcagttttatcAGCTAAACATTAAGGTTTGGAACATTACTTACCAgtgactgtgtttgtttttgccttcagGTCTAAAACTTCAGCCTGCAGTTTGGTGATGCATTTATTCTGCTGTATGACTTTATCCATGTGGGAAtgggaaaatgttttgattgtgTAACTGTCTGGTTTATCTTTAAACAGTCTGGTTTTGTCCACAGTCTTCAGCAGTTCTGGGATCTGCTTCCTGTCCTTGGTGTTGAGAACAACATAtcttcctccacagctctgACAGAACTCCTGGATGTCCTTGGTTTCCTTTATGAAGTTATCaacagctggagctgcaggatCTGAGTCCACAGTGAACAGAATTATGGTGAAGTCTTTGACTCGAGAGCTGAATGTGTCCTGGATGGTCTGTAACTCTCCCTTGTCTTCATCAGTGAGGGGACCCACAGGTAGGACCAGGATGAAGACATGGACACCCTCAGGTTCACAGAGGGAGACACACCTGAGTGATTCCTCCATCACTTCCTGGTGTGGTTTCTCGTACAGAGGAGGCAGCTCCACCACAGAAACCAGACGTCCACACACCTCTCCCTGATGTTTAACACTCTCTGATGGCTTGGAGGCTGGATGAAGATCTGTCTGACCTAAAATtgcttcagctgctgaggtCTTCCCTGCTCCTCTCCTCCCACACAGAACCAGGTTTAAAGGAGGTTTTACATGTTCTTTCACAATGTTCTCAATTTTCTTCATCAACTGTTCATggttattttcaaacatttgatattttcttGCTGCACATTCATTTAtgagctgattaacatttgcttcactttttatttctgtcctaATGACCATTGAGTAATTAATGGCATCTTGACCAAACAAACTCAGGATAAacttcagtctttgttttttactgtcaCTAAACACAGAAGACTCTACTATCAGCAGGAGAACATTTGGCCCTGGGAAGGAAAGCCTCTTGCATCTCTTGATCtcctttttcagtgtttcaccAGGCATACTGAACATGTCTGGAGTTTGTACCACTAAAACTGAATTTCCTTTCCATTCTCCACAGGTGGCAACACATTGTTTCACAGGAACAGATCTCTGAAGATAATAACCTGGATTTTTTAGGATGAAGTTAAAAAGTTTTGCCTTTATGTCTTCATTTTTCCCCAACAGAACAATCCTGAAAGCACACACTGCAATAAAAGGACAAATAGTAATACAGTTAGGGGTCAGAGTAAATGGTCTAAAAGAAGTCTCAACACAAATGGTATGAGAATCAAAAGTCTAAGAACAAGAACCTATGgacactcaaaaaaaaacatatttcaaattTACCAAGAAACAACTTCTAACCTAGTGTTCTGGTGTTCACAAGATGAATTTGCTATCAGATGCTGACGACGTACAGCAAAATAAGGAGGAAATCAGTATGGATACCTCCTCTTCCCCATGGTTGTATGTGTACCGAGTCACATTAACAATCCTGATAAACTGAACATGAGGGCAGCTACATTTACACTGAACATAACTGAAGTTCAAAATGGTAGCATGCAAAGATGcagtagccatttttgttccaaaaaaaGCAAGTCTTCATGCacttaaaaatgattgaaatttactgaaggaaattaaaataaaatcttacacTGTGGAAATTTATAGATCGTATATTCTACCAGAGCCCATGGATGCAGGCTGATGTAAAGACCTCACATAGACAGCCGCTCAAAGTGGGAGACTGCATCAAAATACAGTTTGCTTTCTTACAAAGCTGTAACTGCTGGAGACTTATTGGAGATGCAAAAGAGtggaaaattgtgagaaaacaggTGGATCTTTCATTGTATCTCTgaactttaaatgtgtttgcaaccaagtgaccagcaagccatgtggttgcattttgaacatttagtttttgaaaattgttgcctatttttctgtgtggatgttGTAAAACTCTATTCTAAGctgtaaagattattttgttgccaatGTTCACCCATAGTGTTCCCACATCGATCagccttggcagctgcccccaccTTTTATGGTTTAATCTGTTGGACTACAATTTAGAAATGAAAGAAAGTCAGATTGTctgggtttgggttttttgtgttttagttattgtttttatttatcttcatgttttctgttttagttgtgttttcagGTGTCTTCCTTTGGTGTTCATGTTCACCTGTGCCTGTCACTTtccactcctcccctgtcacacTTCTTGCCTTTCTGCCACGTCCATCCACACCTGCCTCAAGTTCTactaattgcttcacctgtgcccactttccaatcaccctcagtgtttaaaaacctggtcatcACTTCCAcacactgctggttcattgttgttctCTGTTCTTTGATCCATGATGTTCTCGTCTTGCTCCATGTTTTGCTCTAcgccttgtttttttatgtttgtacgTAGTtacagtttttgctgccacgacagcctttttgtttgttttattttaataaattagtgttcttcaaaatgagtctgcattctgggttcgcctccttccccaccGTGCCTGACACAGATTTAGACTGGTTTTCTTCTTATACTGTAATGACGGTGACACGGTAGACATGGCCCCGTCGAACAGGGTTTATTCAAATAACAATGAGCTGCTTGAACAGCTTTTTCCCTCCTAGCATCAGAACAGAGCCCTCCTTTTTCCGGTCCCTGCCGCTCCACTGGTCTCCCGCCCACCTGACAGACGCCACCACACGTGCGCAAGAGCCAGCACAGTCAGACAGAGGCAGCCCACAACCCTTCACTACACACAACATTAACCccaaaaaagaccaaaatataGAATCGTTAGAATATaactattatttatcatcaatGTGGTTTTAAGAtctggtgttttctgtcagatgagGGTCAAAAAACAACTCTAGGGCTCTTGAGATGAGTTTGACAAGTAGGAACAAGCAGGGAAAAAAGATGGTTGGCTGAATAATAAATCACATTTCtaacaggtttgttttattgttaaaagtcTTATTCAGTTTGACTCACAGTTATGAAGCTTAAGGTCAGGTTTAATCTTCTGAAGCTGGGGTTTTAGGTCATCTTTGCCTATAAATACACAGAGGTACATAAATGAAGTGTGCATGAAACTGGAAATCAGTTTTAACTTTGAGCAtatccttttaaaaacatggcaaaaaataaaaaagcttaggatttttaaaaagacattgaaaaaaataaagaagaggtATTTCAGATTTCTAGCAAATCAAAGCAGATTTGTGTAAGTGCAAATCAGCAAAATCAgcaaaagtttgtttgtttacctttaaATGCTGTGAATGTGGATTTAATTACTTtgtcttgatttattttattcaataaatgGAAGTGTGTGTTATAATATTGAACTCTATCTGAGAattatcagctgaaaaaaataaaaatatttaagagaAAATGAATGTAGATGCTTTCTAACTTGGTGTAGGAGTGGGTTGAAGAAAGAATCAAATGTTACTGcagaataaatgtcttttttttacatagataaaatatcaaatatgttttcattcaaaaaaaataaattgatatttttaactGATATTGTATgaatagaaaagaaaatctcattatatccaaaactcaaaaacacataAAGTGTAGGAATTGATTAAACAGTAATTTGTCAATTGTGCTTCTTTTgtgatgtatttattattattattattattattattaatatggTTTTAATAGGAATAACACTCACCTGGGCCTGCAGTTGCCATGATATTGCTGACAGATAAATCAGACACtggacaaaagaataaaaaataaataattttctctCACATTTTTAGTCACACTCGGAAATACATGACTACTATTTAATAACTGTTACATTAATGCTCCTTAAATGtccatttcagctttttacacatttccaaatgaaattttacatttctaaCAGAACATTTAAGCCACCTTTGACCTCcaagtaaaaatatttgaatggttgattgtctcatttgtctctatctgtccttgtgatggactgcagACCTGTCCAGGGAATGCCCCACCTCTCTCAGTGACCTGACTCTGGGATGGAGggccaccttccagcaggacaatgagcctAAACCCTCTGCTTAAgaactggtttaaggagaaccagttaaaggtcctggaatggtccagtcaaagccaagacctcagtccagctgagaacctctggttgttggacacaagcagcaccgtccaacctgaaggaCCTGCAGACGTTTGGACatgaagaacaaacagaaggtCCAGGTtagacggacctgaagagacctgatggaccaggaccatGGAGACGGACCTGAGACCTGATGTTGGAACTGTCTTGAAAAGTGCTGACACAAAGTATTGAGTTTTGGGGGCTGAATGCactcatcagtttgtttttaagaagggttttttttccccttcatttaatttaattatgttttatgttttagaatCAATATTTTTCCAAAG is a genomic window containing:
- the LOC108245843 gene encoding GTPase IMAP family member 8 codes for the protein MATAGPGKDDLKPQLQKIKPDLKLHNLCAFRIVLLGKNEDIKAKLFNFILKNPGYYLQRSVPVKQCVATCGEWKGNSVLVVQTPDMFSMPGETLKKEIKRCKRLSFPGPNVLLLIVESSVFSDSKKQRLKFILSLFGQDAINYSMVIRTEIKSEANVNQLINECAARKYQMFENNHEQLMKKIENIVKEHVKPPLNLVLCGRRGAGKTSAAEAILGQTDLHPASKPSESVKHQGEVCGRLVSVVELPPLYEKPHQEVMEESLRCVSLCEPEGVHVFILVLPVGPLTDEDKGELQTIQDTFSSRVKDFTIILFTVDSDPAAPAVDNFIKETKDIQEFCQSCGGRYVVLNTKDRKQIPELLKTVDKTRLFKDKPDSYTIKTFSHSHMDKVIQQNKCITKLQAEVLDLKAKTNTVTGDDDDEQQKPESLRIVLIGKTGSGKSSSGNTILGRKEFKAAASQKSITRHCEKAQTEVDGRPVVVVDTPGLFDSSLSYEEVNKEMVKCINLLAPGPHAFLLVVSIGRLTPEEKQTLKIIKDVFGKNSDKFTIILFTGGDSLECDNQSPEEYIEDCDDSFKNLISDCGGRYHVFNNFAKEKHSQVSELIEKIDTMVKKNGGSCFTNEMLQEAEAAIKKEIEKILKMKEEEMQKQKKELEAKHKEEMEAIQRRLEEQAAKTELERKEREKQLKDEIKRQSQEREEEQDARAQEDRDKTNKEETKKQQLQERIGDLEKKLQSESKSKETINKELDRCKEQLKEQQETWNKEREEIKEKRNQEDLEKQETLRKLQEQYEQERVKSELEREEEDRIRKEKEETQRRALEEKYKTEIKNLHNKFEEEARKKAEEFNEFKEKKESDFAALIEKHMNEMLGLKDHLQKKQEEYESLKDLSDHKEKDLKQIMDELHHKHKTEMTDLILALLTQKKENRTKIKSMQESNRKEMNNRKKDLSAKYKREEAQQIEKLQKKQNRSQGFSKESFNST